One Primulina huaijiensis isolate GDHJ02 chromosome 8, ASM1229523v2, whole genome shotgun sequence genomic region harbors:
- the LOC140982237 gene encoding importin subunit beta-1-like encodes MAMEVTQVLLSAQAVDSTVRKHSEETLKQFQEQNLPGFLLSLSGELASEEKPVESRKLAGLILKNALDAKEQHRKYELVQRWLSLDAAVKSQIKACLLQTLSSTASDARSTASQVIAKVAGIELPHRQWPELVGSLLSNIHQIPSHVKQATLETLGYLCEEVGPEVVDQDQVNKILTAVVQGMNANEGNIDVRLAATRALYNALGFAQANFSNDMERDYIMRVVCEATLSPEGKIRQAAFECLVSIGSTYYDKLAPYIQDIFNITSKAVREDAEPIALQAIEFWSSICDEEIDILEEYGGGFTADSDVPCYYFIKQALPALVPMLLETLLKQEEDQDQDEGAWNLAMAGGTCLGLVARTVGDDIVPLVMPFIEENITKGDWRQREAATYAFGSILEGPSPDKLTPIVNVALSFMLTALTNDPNSHVKDTTAWTLGRIFEFLHGSTVETPIITPANCQQIITVLLQSMKDAPNVSEKACGALYFLAQGYEDVGSSPLTPYFQEIVQSLLNVTHREDAGESRLRTAAYETLNEVVRCSTDETGHLVLELVQVIMTELHKTLEAQKLSSDEREKQNELQGLLCGCLQVIIQKLGASEPTKYAFMQYADQIMNLFLRVFASRSATVHEEAMLAIGALAYATGHNFAKYMPDFYKYLEMGLQNFEEYQVCAVTVGVVGDLCRALEAAILPYCDGIMTQLLKDLSSNQLHRSVKPPIFSCFGDIALAIGENFEKYLMYSMPMLQSAAELSAHTSGVDDEMLEYTNLLRNGILEAYSGIFQGFKNSPKTQLLIPYAPHILQFLDSIYMEKDMDDVVMKTAIGVLGDLADTLGSNAGSLIQQSLSSKDFLNECLSSDDHLIKESAEWARMAISRAISV; translated from the exons ATGGCTATGGAAGTTACCCAGGTTCTTCTGAGCGCACAAGCAGTTGATTCAACAGTAAGGAAGCACTCTGAGGAGACCTTGAAACAGTTTCAGGAACAAAACCTTCCTGGTTTCTTGTTATCCCTTTCTGGAGAGCTTGCTAGTGaggaaaaaccagttgaaagccGGAAACTAGCAGGTTTGATTCTTAAAAATGCTTTGGATGCCAAGGAACAGCACAGAAAGTATGAGCTTGTGCAAAGATGGTTATCATTAGATGCTGCTGTAAAGAGCCAAATCAAGGCATGCTTGTTACAGACCCTCTCCTCTACTGCATCTGATGCGAGGTCCACAGCATCACAAGTCATTGCAAAAGTTGCAGGCATTGAATTGCCGCATCGTCAGTGGCCTGAGCTGGTAGGATCCCTTCTATCAAATATCCACCAGATTCCTTCCCATGTTAAACAAGCTACCCTTGAAACACTGGGGTACTTATGTGAGGAAGTTGGTCCAGAGGTTGTTGATCAAGATCAAGTAAACAAAATACTTACAGCAGTAGTTCAAGGCATGAATGCTAATGAAGGAAATATAGATGTCCGTCTTGCTGCCACCCGGGCTCTGTATAATGCTTTGGGATTTGCCCAGGCTAACTTTTCGAATGATATGGAGCGAGATTACATAATGAGAGTTGTTTGTGAGGCCACACTCTCACCAGAAGGGAAGATTCGGCAGGCTGCATTCGAGTGTTTGGTCTCAATTGGGTCAACATATTATGATAAGTTAGCTCCGTACATTCAAGACATTTTCAATATCACTTCCAAGGCTGTCCGAGAAGATGCTGAGCCGATTGCTCTTCAGGCAATTGAATTTTGGAGCTCCATATGTGATGAGGAGATTGATATTTTGGAAGAGTATGGAGGTGGTTTTACCGCAGATTCTGATGTTCCatgctattattttattaagcaGGCACTACCTGCTCTGGTTCCTATGTTATTAGAGACACTCCTTAAGCAAGAAGAAGATCAGGATCAGGATGAGGGTGCTTGGAATCTTGCAATGGCTGGTGGAACTTGCCTTGGTTTGGTCGCCCGAACGGTGGGGGATGATATTGTACCTCTCGTCATGCCATTTATCGAAGAGAATATAACAAAGGGAGACTGGAGGCAGAGAGAAGCTGCCACTTATGCATTTGGTTCCATATTAGAAGGACCTTCACCTGACAAGCTAACTCCTATTGTCAATGTTGCTTTAAGTTTCATGCTCACTGCTTTGACCAATGATCCAAATAGCCATGTTAAGGATACAACTGCGTGGACCCTGGGAAGAATATTTGAATTTCTTCATGGTTCAACTGTGGAGACTCCTATCATTACCCCAGCAAACTGCCAACAGATTATCACAGTTCTCCTCCAGAGCATGAAAGACGCACCTAATGTCTCTGAGAAAGCATGTGGTGCTCTCTATTTCTTAGCTCAAGGTTACGAGGATGTGGGTTCATCACCTTTGACACCTTATTTCCAGGAAATTGTTCAGTCTCTTCTCAATGTCACTCATAGAGAAGATGCAGGTGAGTCTCGACTTAGGACAGCTGCCTATGAGACCCTAAATGAAGTAGTAAGGTGCTCGACTGATGAAACGGGTCACTTAGTCTTGGAACTAGTTCAAGTAATCATGACTGAGCTTCACAAGACTCTCGAAGCACAGAAACTTTCTTCTGATGAGAGAGAGAAGCAGAATGAATTACAGGGCCTTCTATGTGGGTGCTTGCAGGTCATCATCCAGAAATTAGGTGCATCGGAACCGACCAAGTATGCTTTTATGCAGTATGCGGATCAGataatgaatctttttttacgAGTTTTTGCTAGTAGAAGTGCCactgttcatgaagaagcgatGCTTGCCATTGGTGCCCTTGCCTATGCAACAGGTCACAACTTTGCTAAGTACATGCCAGATTTTTATAAGTATTTGGAGATGGGACTTCAGAATTTCGAGGAATATCAAGTCTGTGCTGTCACCGTTGGTGTTGTGGGGGATTTGTGCAGGGCTTTGGAGGCTGCTATTTTACCTTATTGTGATGGAATAATGACCCAGCTTCTTAAAGATTTGTCAAGCAACCAGTTGCACCGGTCTGTGAAGCCTCCAATCTTTTCATGCTTTGGAGACATAGCTCTGGCAATTGGAGAGAACTTTGAGAAGTATTTGATGTATTCCATGCCGATGTTGCAGAGTGCTGCAGAGTTGTCTGCCCACACATCAGGTGTTGATGATGAAATGTTAGAATACACTAACCTTCTACGGAATGGAATTTTAGAGGCATATTCTGGGATATTTCAGGGCTTCAAGAACTCTCCTAAAACCCAACTTCTGATTCCATACGCACCTCACATTCTGCAATTCCTGGACAGCATTTACATGGAGAAAGATAT GGATGATGTCGTGATGAAAACTGCAATAGGAGTCCTTGGAGATCTAGCTGATACTTTGGGCAGTAATGCGGGTTCTTTGATTCAGCAGTCTCTGTCAAGCAAAGACTTTTTAAATGAATGCTTGTCTTCAGATGATCATTTGATTAAAGAATCCGCTGAGTGGGCCAGGATGGCCATTAGTCGTGCCATATCTGTTTGA